One window of Enterobacter sp. RHBSTW-00175 genomic DNA carries:
- the dcuR gene encoding two-component system response regulator DcuR, with amino-acid sequence MINVLIVDDDAMVADLNRLYVNRVEGFSCCGVASTLNQAEAYINNPAQPIDLVLLDVYMQQDNGLDLLPVIRASGRQIDVIMISSASDAVTIQTSMHYGVVDYLIKPFQFPRFEEALNGWKAKHSLMGSHQYYEQADVDRLLHGGAPELADSKRLPKGLTPQTLRTICQWIDGHPDMEFSTDDLANAVNISRVSCRKYLIWLAQITILFTSIHYGATGRPVYRYRLQPEQIGLLRQYCQ; translated from the coding sequence GTGATAAATGTATTAATTGTCGATGATGATGCCATGGTAGCCGACCTCAACCGTCTGTATGTTAACCGCGTTGAGGGATTTAGCTGCTGCGGCGTCGCCTCCACGCTCAACCAGGCCGAGGCGTATATTAATAATCCGGCTCAGCCTATCGATCTGGTGCTGCTGGACGTCTACATGCAGCAGGATAACGGGCTGGATCTCCTGCCTGTCATTCGCGCATCTGGTCGCCAGATTGACGTCATCATGATCTCTTCAGCATCCGATGCGGTGACGATCCAGACATCCATGCATTACGGCGTGGTGGATTACCTGATTAAACCGTTCCAGTTCCCGCGTTTTGAAGAGGCGCTGAACGGCTGGAAGGCGAAACACAGCCTGATGGGATCGCACCAGTATTATGAACAGGCGGATGTCGATCGGCTGCTGCACGGTGGCGCGCCGGAACTGGCAGACAGCAAGCGTCTGCCGAAAGGTTTAACTCCACAGACGTTGCGCACCATTTGTCAGTGGATCGACGGCCACCCGGATATGGAGTTTTCAACCGACGACCTGGCAAACGCAGTGAATATTTCGCGGGTGTCGTGCCGCAAATACCTCATCTGGCTGGCGCAAATCACCATTCTGTTCACCAGCATTCACTACGGCGCAACGGGGCGTCCGGTGTATCGCTACCGGCTCCAGCCGGAACAGATTGGCCTGCTCAGACAGTACTGTCAGTAA
- a CDS encoding FAD:protein FMN transferase, with protein sequence MPSANRVYSYSAVLMGSPILLKLFSHDEALASRVFRLIKQYEDLLTVNRAQSQVMDINHAAGRHPVSVSQPVFELIRCAKATSLYPGSAFNLAIGPLVKRWKIGFKGDTVPPADDIASLLSITRPEDVLLDEANSSVWLAKAGMEIDLGAIAKGYIADRVRDYLRKEGADLGLINLGGNIQTLGSPEGGWSVGLKKPFAADELIGSMDVENMSVVTSGTYERYFEQDGKRYHHILDPRTGYPLDNELDSVTIVSKNSIDGDIWTTLMFGMGVEKGCVALRARPDIEAIFVTKAKEVVFSSKHLFRFTLLDNDYRVTDSTV encoded by the coding sequence ATGCCGTCTGCCAATCGTGTCTACAGTTATTCCGCCGTGCTGATGGGTTCGCCCATCCTTCTGAAACTTTTTTCCCACGACGAGGCGCTTGCCTCCCGCGTTTTCCGTTTAATCAAACAGTATGAAGATTTGCTCACCGTAAACCGCGCGCAATCTCAGGTGATGGATATCAACCATGCGGCCGGGCGTCACCCGGTTTCCGTCAGCCAGCCTGTATTTGAACTTATTCGCTGCGCAAAAGCCACCAGCCTGTACCCGGGAAGTGCCTTTAATCTGGCGATCGGCCCGCTGGTGAAACGCTGGAAAATTGGTTTTAAGGGCGACACCGTACCACCAGCTGACGACATTGCTTCACTGCTTTCGATTACCCGGCCCGAAGATGTCCTGCTTGATGAGGCAAACAGCAGCGTATGGCTGGCCAAAGCGGGAATGGAAATTGACCTGGGTGCCATCGCCAAAGGGTATATCGCCGACAGGGTGCGCGATTACCTGCGTAAAGAGGGCGCAGACCTGGGGCTGATTAACCTGGGCGGCAACATCCAGACGCTGGGATCGCCGGAAGGCGGCTGGAGCGTGGGGCTGAAAAAACCGTTTGCCGCGGATGAACTGATTGGCTCGATGGACGTCGAGAATATGTCCGTTGTGACTTCCGGAACGTATGAGCGTTACTTTGAGCAAGACGGTAAACGTTATCACCATATTCTTGACCCGCGCACCGGTTATCCGCTGGATAATGAGCTGGACAGCGTGACGATTGTTTCAAAGAACTCTATCGACGGCGATATCTGGACTACGCTGATGTTTGGCATGGGGGTTGAGAAGGGCTGCGTGGCGTTGCGGGCGCGGCCTGACATTGAAGCCATCTTCGTCACGAAAGCGAAAGAGGTGGTTTTCTCATCTAAACACCTCTTCCGCTTTACCTTACTGGATAACGATTACCGCGTTACTGACAGTACTGTCTGA
- a CDS encoding flavocytochrome c: MSTNERILSPFTLPNGTELKNRLLMAPMTTCTGYYDGTVTSELVEYYRARSGSIGTIIVECCFIDDLGLAFPGAIGIDNDEKIAGLAKIAEAIKSNGSKALLQIYHGGRMVDPKLIGGRTPVGPSAVAAPREGAATPVALTTKEVEGMIGKFGEGVRRAIQAGFDGVEIHGANTYLIQQFYSPNSNQRTDEWGGSRDNRAKFPLAVLEITHKMVRQYADDAFIIGYRFSPEEMEVPGIRFDDTMYLLEKLAARGVDYLHFSVGATLRPSIVDTQDPTPLIEKYCAMRSDTLAQIPVMGVGGVVNAADANNAIDKGYDLIAVGRATIAYPDWTDRIAAGETLELFMDSTQREALSIPEPLWRFSLVEAMIRDMSMGESKFKPGMFAEKVQDDVNELVINVSLETDRIADIELAFGPSQDVEFVTSFEEIRSRILDANTPHVDAITGATSQSEAVKKAVSKAMLKSSKALAAEEGADPNETKSVDVVVIGSGGAGLAAAIQAHDEGASVLIVEKMPTIGGNTIKASAGMNAAETRFQRVKGIQDSKELFYQESLKGGGNKNNPELLRRFVENAPEAIEWLATRGIMLNDITTTGGMSIDRTHRPKDGSAVGGYLISGLVRNVTKRNIDVMLDTSVSDIIFENGEVTGVRLTTEDNETVTVATKSVIVATGGFSANSQMVVKYRPDLEGFVTTNHKGATGGGIALLERIGAGTVDMGEIQIHPTVEQKTSYLISESIRGGGAILVNQQGNRFFNEMETRDKVSAQIIALPEKYAYIVFDEHVRAKNKAADEYIAKGFVTSASSPKALAETLGMDYHAFLATLERYNGFVEKQHDDDFGRTTALRAPINEGPFHAIQIAPGVHHTMGGVTINTETCVLDNDYQVIPGAFAAGEVVGGIHGGNRIGGNAVADIIIFGTLAGHQAAMRSKM, from the coding sequence ATGAGTACTAACGAACGCATCCTTAGCCCTTTCACTCTGCCAAACGGTACTGAACTTAAAAACCGCTTATTAATGGCTCCGATGACAACCTGTACCGGCTATTACGATGGTACGGTAACCAGCGAGTTGGTGGAGTACTATCGGGCACGCTCCGGCAGCATCGGTACCATCATTGTTGAATGCTGCTTTATCGACGATCTTGGGCTTGCCTTCCCGGGCGCTATCGGTATCGATAACGACGAAAAAATCGCCGGCCTGGCAAAAATCGCCGAGGCGATCAAATCCAATGGTTCTAAAGCGCTTCTTCAGATTTACCACGGCGGCCGTATGGTCGACCCAAAACTGATCGGCGGGCGTACACCGGTTGGGCCGAGCGCAGTTGCCGCGCCGCGCGAGGGCGCCGCAACTCCGGTTGCCCTGACCACCAAAGAAGTGGAAGGCATGATCGGCAAGTTTGGTGAAGGCGTACGTCGTGCGATTCAGGCGGGTTTTGATGGCGTCGAAATCCATGGCGCAAATACCTACCTGATCCAGCAGTTTTACTCCCCGAACTCTAACCAGCGTACTGACGAGTGGGGTGGCAGCCGCGATAACCGCGCGAAATTCCCGCTGGCCGTACTGGAGATAACCCATAAAATGGTACGCCAGTACGCGGATGACGCGTTCATTATTGGCTACCGTTTCTCGCCTGAAGAGATGGAAGTCCCTGGCATCCGTTTTGATGACACCATGTACCTGCTGGAAAAACTGGCGGCCCGTGGCGTGGATTATCTGCATTTCTCCGTGGGGGCAACGCTGCGCCCGTCAATTGTCGACACGCAAGACCCAACCCCACTTATCGAAAAATACTGCGCGATGCGTTCCGACACGCTGGCACAAATCCCGGTCATGGGCGTGGGCGGTGTGGTGAATGCCGCTGATGCTAATAACGCCATAGACAAGGGTTACGATCTGATTGCCGTTGGTCGTGCGACCATCGCGTATCCTGACTGGACCGACCGTATTGCTGCCGGTGAAACCCTTGAGCTGTTTATGGACAGCACCCAACGCGAAGCGCTGAGCATCCCGGAACCGCTGTGGCGCTTCTCGCTGGTGGAAGCGATGATCCGCGATATGAGCATGGGCGAATCAAAATTCAAACCGGGCATGTTCGCTGAAAAAGTGCAGGACGATGTAAACGAGTTGGTGATTAACGTCAGCCTCGAAACGGACCGTATTGCGGACATCGAACTGGCGTTCGGCCCGAGCCAGGACGTGGAGTTTGTAACCAGTTTTGAAGAGATCCGCTCCCGTATTCTGGATGCCAACACCCCGCATGTGGATGCCATCACTGGTGCCACCAGCCAGAGCGAAGCGGTGAAAAAAGCTGTTTCCAAAGCAATGCTCAAATCCAGCAAAGCACTGGCAGCGGAAGAAGGTGCCGACCCAAACGAAACCAAATCTGTTGATGTGGTGGTTATCGGCAGCGGTGGCGCAGGCCTGGCGGCGGCGATTCAGGCGCATGACGAAGGTGCGAGTGTACTGATTGTCGAAAAAATGCCAACCATCGGCGGTAACACCATTAAAGCGTCTGCCGGGATGAACGCAGCGGAAACCCGCTTCCAGCGTGTGAAAGGCATTCAGGACAGCAAAGAGCTGTTCTACCAGGAAAGCCTCAAAGGCGGCGGCAACAAGAACAACCCGGAACTGCTGCGTCGCTTTGTGGAAAACGCGCCAGAGGCGATCGAATGGCTGGCAACCCGCGGCATCATGCTGAACGACATCACCACCACCGGTGGGATGAGCATTGACCGTACTCACCGTCCGAAAGATGGTTCTGCGGTGGGCGGATATCTGATAAGCGGCCTGGTGCGTAACGTCACCAAACGCAACATCGACGTGATGCTGGATACCTCCGTCAGTGACATCATTTTCGAAAACGGCGAAGTGACCGGTGTACGCCTGACAACCGAGGATAACGAAACCGTCACCGTGGCCACCAAAAGCGTAATTGTCGCCACCGGCGGCTTCAGCGCCAACAGCCAGATGGTCGTGAAATACCGTCCGGATCTGGAAGGTTTCGTGACCACTAACCATAAAGGTGCAACAGGTGGCGGTATCGCGCTGCTGGAGCGTATCGGCGCTGGCACTGTTGATATGGGCGAAATTCAGATTCACCCGACCGTTGAGCAGAAAACCTCTTACCTGATTTCCGAATCCATCCGTGGTGGTGGTGCGATTCTGGTGAACCAGCAGGGGAACCGCTTCTTCAATGAAATGGAGACGCGCGATAAAGTCTCTGCCCAGATTATTGCCCTGCCTGAAAAATACGCTTACATCGTCTTTGATGAGCATGTCCGTGCGAAAAACAAAGCTGCTGATGAGTATATCGCCAAAGGTTTCGTCACCAGTGCCAGCTCACCAAAAGCCCTGGCTGAAACCTTAGGAATGGATTATCACGCTTTCCTGGCAACGCTCGAACGCTATAACGGCTTTGTTGAAAAACAGCACGATGATGACTTCGGCCGTACCACCGCACTGCGTGCGCCAATCAACGAAGGGCCATTCCATGCCATTCAGATTGCGCCGGGCGTACACCATACGATGGGTGGCGTAACCATCAACACCGAAACCTGTGTGCTGGACAACGACTACCAGGTTATCCCGGGGGCATTCGCCGCAGGTGAAGTGGTTGGCGGTATTCACGGTGGTAACCGTATTGGGGGGAACGCAGTGGCAGATATCATTATTTTTGGTACGCTTGCCGGACATCAGGCAGCGATGCGTTCGAAAATGTAA
- a CDS encoding anion permease, which translates to MNTKTAVTPPVASKATDGNAKRLLMMALPIIVAVLLLFVPVPEGLPPYAWHYFAIFVGVIVGLIFEPLPGAVIGLTGVVAIALCSQWVLFSPEQLADPKFKLAGASFKWAVSGFGNSTVWLIFGAFMFAAGYDKTRFGRRLALILVKYLGRRSLTLGYAITFADLLLAPFTPSNTARSGGTIYPIIANLPPLYGSKPNDPSARKIGSYLMWVAITAACITSSMFLSALAPNLLALALVKSTVGINISWGTWFIAFLPLGVLLIMVMPLLAYWFYPPEVKVNDEVPLWASRELEKLGKLSRNEILLLVFVCCALLMWIFAAAWIEPAMAALLIVGLMLWTGVLEWNDITGNKAAWNTFVWFATLVALADGLSSTGFISWLGKEGGQLMSGISPGVATIVLLLAFYLLHYLFASTTAHTTALLPAMLTIASTIPGMNMEVFVLLMVTSLGIMGIITPYGTGPSPIYYGSGYLPTKDYWRLGTIFGAIFLAALLLIGYPWMSMMF; encoded by the coding sequence ATGAATACAAAAACTGCTGTAACGCCCCCGGTGGCGAGTAAGGCAACAGACGGAAACGCAAAACGTCTGCTGATGATGGCTCTGCCAATTATCGTTGCCGTGCTGCTTCTGTTTGTTCCCGTTCCTGAAGGGTTGCCACCTTATGCATGGCACTACTTCGCTATCTTTGTGGGCGTGATCGTGGGGTTAATCTTCGAACCCCTGCCAGGCGCCGTTATCGGCCTGACGGGTGTCGTGGCTATTGCCCTGTGCAGCCAGTGGGTGCTTTTTAGCCCTGAACAACTGGCCGACCCTAAATTCAAACTGGCGGGCGCCTCCTTTAAATGGGCGGTGAGCGGTTTCGGTAACTCGACCGTCTGGCTGATTTTCGGTGCTTTCATGTTTGCAGCAGGTTATGACAAAACCCGCTTCGGTCGCCGTCTGGCGCTGATTCTGGTGAAGTATCTGGGCCGTCGCAGCCTGACGCTCGGTTACGCCATCACCTTCGCGGACTTGCTGCTGGCACCGTTTACGCCATCCAACACCGCACGTAGCGGCGGCACAATCTACCCTATCATCGCTAACCTGCCGCCGCTGTATGGTTCAAAACCTAATGACCCAAGCGCGCGTAAAATTGGTTCGTACCTGATGTGGGTGGCGATCACTGCGGCCTGTATCACCAGTTCTATGTTCCTTTCTGCTCTGGCACCTAACCTGCTGGCGCTGGCGCTGGTGAAAAGCACCGTAGGGATTAACATCTCCTGGGGTACCTGGTTCATCGCCTTCCTGCCGCTGGGCGTGCTGTTGATTATGGTGATGCCACTGCTGGCCTACTGGTTCTACCCACCAGAAGTCAAAGTGAACGACGAAGTGCCGCTGTGGGCAAGCCGTGAACTGGAAAAACTGGGCAAACTGTCCCGTAATGAAATCCTGCTGTTGGTGTTCGTGTGCTGTGCGCTGCTGATGTGGATCTTCGCTGCTGCGTGGATCGAACCGGCAATGGCTGCCCTGTTAATCGTGGGTCTGATGCTGTGGACTGGCGTACTGGAATGGAACGACATCACCGGTAACAAAGCCGCATGGAACACCTTCGTCTGGTTTGCCACCCTGGTCGCACTGGCCGATGGTCTTTCCTCAACCGGCTTTATCAGCTGGCTGGGTAAAGAAGGTGGCCAGCTGATGAGCGGCATCTCTCCGGGTGTTGCAACTATCGTTCTGCTGCTGGCGTTCTATCTGCTGCACTACCTGTTTGCCAGCACCACCGCGCACACCACGGCTCTGTTGCCAGCGATGCTGACCATCGCCTCCACCATTCCGGGCATGAATATGGAAGTGTTTGTCCTGCTGATGGTGACGTCGCTGGGTATCATGGGGATCATCACCCCATACGGTACTGGCCCAAGCCCGATTTATTACGGTAGTGGTTACCTGCCAACCAAAGACTACTGGCGCCTGGGCACTATCTTCGGTGCCATCTTCCTGGCAGCCCTGCTGCTGATTGGTTATCCGTGGATGTCCATGATGTTCTGA